One window of the Cryptomeria japonica chromosome 7, Sugi_1.0, whole genome shotgun sequence genome contains the following:
- the LOC131856476 gene encoding hypothetical protein At1g04090-like: TGGLTPNDPLPIICLVNYNLDHFSAMPNVDKINELLHKSTTHKGQWLKSSQGDDPDDGISLLDLPKDGAAASRVKQKDLQSAEAYVHVKPMLVGTFSDIAMWLFYPFNGPRSLKVQLFYNLSLGKIGQHLVDWEHFTLEDT; this comes from the exons ACTGGTGGATTGACTCCTAATGATCCTCTGCCTATTATCTGCCTCGTGAATTATAATCTTGATCACTTTAGTGCCATGCCAAATGTGGACAAAATCAATGAATTGCTACACAA GAGCACAACCCATAAAGGCCAATGGCTCAAATCTTCCCAGGGAGATGACCCAGATGATGGGATCTCCTTGCTGGATTTGCCAAAGGATGGTGCAGCTGCCTCAAGGGTCAAACAGAAAGATCTACAGAGTGCTGAGGCCTATGTGCACGTTAAGCCCATGTTGGTAGGGACATTTAGTGACATAGCAATGTggttattttatcctttcaatggTCCTAGAAGCCTCAAGGTGCAGTTGTTTTATAATTTAAGTTTGGGTAAAATAGGACAACATCTGGTTGATTGGGAGCATTTTACTCTCGAAGACACCTAA